The uncultured Desulfuromonas sp. genome has a segment encoding these proteins:
- a CDS encoding histidine phosphatase family protein → MIKKITLIRHAAIAAELDGHYIGSSDVGLSSKGMQQAERLVHHLNQCGASDIETLWCSPAQRARQTAEPLIRQSVCPVTFDARLLEIDFGDWEGLDFAQILRNDPQRVNQWAAFAEDFSFPGGESLKQFRQRLDDVVDTIQAEQTNHLAIVSHGGVLRGLICRLLRWPLQDHLKFVIDRGSYATLQLDGLHAVLTGLNNHGD, encoded by the coding sequence ATGATCAAGAAAATCACGCTCATTCGCCATGCGGCGATTGCCGCAGAACTCGACGGACATTATATCGGCAGCAGCGATGTCGGCCTCAGCAGCAAGGGGATGCAACAGGCGGAGCGTTTGGTCCACCATTTGAATCAGTGTGGTGCGTCAGATATTGAAACCCTATGGTGCAGCCCGGCCCAACGCGCCCGGCAAACCGCCGAACCCCTTATCCGTCAGTCGGTCTGTCCGGTCACATTTGACGCCCGCTTACTTGAGATTGATTTTGGCGACTGGGAAGGATTGGACTTTGCCCAGATTCTTCGTAATGACCCACAGCGCGTTAATCAATGGGCCGCCTTTGCTGAGGACTTCAGTTTCCCCGGAGGAGAATCTCTGAAACAATTTCGACAACGTCTTGACGATGTGGTTGACACCATCCAAGCCGAACAAACCAACCATCTGGCCATTGTCAGCCATGGCGGTGTACTGCGCGGCTTAATCTGCCGCCTGCTGCGCTGGCCGCTGCAGGATCACCTGAAATTTGTCATCGACCGGGGCAGCTACGCCACCCTGCAACTCGACGGGCTCCATGCCGTGCTCACCGGCTTGAATAACCATGGTGACTAA
- a CDS encoding sirohydrochlorin cobaltochelatase, which yields MSTTFANTTPNSTQRPAIVLVAFGTSVDEARKVFDFIDTQARQRYPDHDIQWAFTSQIIINKLKQRGIITHTVAEEVADLRTRGVKKIAFQSLHVVPGQEHNSILKADTNGLQVAFGDALMTSDADIEATIAALAPEINADKDTVVVAHGNDHHPEFNVQLEKFATAIEARYPKLTVASVEGTPGTDSLETVKARQPEQVHFVPLMIVAGDHIMNDVLGDEEDSWKNIIQAPVTSCSRSLGWNPAILAIYFDHLDRALAELSGATH from the coding sequence ATGTCCACCACATTCGCCAACACAACACCCAACTCCACCCAACGCCCAGCCATCGTCCTGGTCGCCTTCGGCACCTCCGTCGACGAAGCCCGCAAAGTGTTCGACTTCATCGACACCCAGGCCCGCCAGCGCTACCCCGACCACGACATCCAGTGGGCGTTCACCTCGCAGATAATCATCAACAAACTCAAACAACGCGGCATCATCACCCACACTGTCGCCGAAGAGGTCGCCGATCTGCGCACACGCGGTGTGAAGAAAATCGCCTTCCAAAGCCTGCACGTGGTGCCCGGCCAAGAGCACAACTCCATTCTCAAAGCCGACACCAACGGCCTGCAGGTTGCATTCGGCGATGCGCTGATGACCAGCGATGCCGACATTGAAGCAACCATCGCCGCTCTGGCTCCGGAGATCAACGCCGACAAAGACACGGTGGTGGTCGCCCACGGCAACGATCATCATCCCGAATTTAACGTGCAACTGGAGAAATTCGCTACCGCCATTGAAGCACGCTACCCCAAGCTGACCGTGGCCAGCGTCGAAGGAACACCGGGTACAGACAGCCTGGAAACCGTCAAAGCCCGTCAGCCTGAGCAAGTTCATTTTGTGCCGCTGATGATCGTCGCCGGCGACCACATCATGAACGACGTGCTCGGCGACGAAGAGGACAGCTGGAAAAACATCATCCAGGCTCCGGTCACCAGTTGCAGCCGCTCTTTGGGCTGGAATCCGGCCATCCTGGCGATTTACTTTGATCACCTTGACCGCGCCCTGGCCGAATTGAGCGGAGCAACACATTAA
- a CDS encoding IS481 family transposase, with protein sequence MPWKEVKPMEQKLLFIADHLRRVANFSTLCKSYGISRRTGYKWLNRYRQLGLDGLQNQSRCPKTNPLKTPYCVREAIIKVRREYKDPPGAKKIKVLLEQEHPDWDIPSKTTIHKILLEAELITPSKSRRRVPVHPQPFAPVDKPNQVWSADFKGQFKTADGKWCYPLTIMDHHSRYLLACRTLSATTTDDTMAIFDQLFRQYGLPERIRTDNGAPFASSGLAGLSHLSKWWIRLGIAPERIMPGKPQQNGRHERMHSTLKKAAITPAAGNAQQQQKAFDHFIDTYNHKRPHESLGQKTPATVYVTSSKNMPEQLPELDYPAHFNICLVNHNGVIYHLKHRVYIACLLKGEKVGLEQTSDTQWNVYFANIKLGHFDMSDITTDRNGYISLNV encoded by the coding sequence ATGCCCTGGAAAGAGGTTAAACCTATGGAACAGAAGCTGCTCTTTATCGCCGATCACCTGCGGCGTGTCGCTAACTTCTCAACGCTCTGCAAATCTTATGGCATCAGTCGCCGCACAGGGTATAAGTGGCTCAATCGTTATCGCCAATTGGGACTTGATGGTCTCCAGAATCAATCGCGCTGCCCTAAAACCAACCCCTTAAAAACGCCCTATTGTGTTCGAGAGGCGATCATCAAGGTCCGTCGCGAGTACAAAGATCCTCCTGGAGCAAAGAAGATCAAGGTGTTGCTTGAACAAGAACACCCTGATTGGGATATCCCATCGAAGACAACCATCCATAAAATCCTCCTGGAGGCTGAACTGATTACGCCCAGCAAGTCTCGTCGGCGCGTTCCTGTTCACCCGCAACCTTTTGCTCCGGTTGATAAACCTAACCAGGTCTGGTCTGCAGACTTCAAAGGGCAGTTCAAGACCGCTGATGGCAAATGGTGTTATCCCCTTACCATCATGGATCATCACAGCCGTTATCTACTGGCCTGTCGTACGTTAAGTGCGACAACAACAGATGATACCATGGCGATCTTTGATCAATTATTTCGGCAATATGGCTTGCCGGAGCGTATTCGCACCGATAATGGTGCGCCGTTTGCCAGTAGTGGGCTTGCCGGATTATCCCACCTATCCAAGTGGTGGATTCGTCTGGGGATCGCCCCGGAACGCATTATGCCAGGGAAGCCGCAACAGAACGGACGTCATGAACGGATGCATTCCACCCTCAAAAAGGCTGCCATCACGCCTGCCGCTGGTAATGCCCAACAACAGCAAAAAGCGTTCGACCACTTTATTGACACCTATAACCATAAACGGCCCCACGAAAGCCTGGGCCAAAAAACTCCAGCGACAGTTTATGTGACGTCATCGAAAAACATGCCGGAGCAGTTGCCTGAGCTGGACTATCCTGCCCATTTCAATATTTGCCTGGTCAATCACAATGGCGTCATTTATCACTTGAAGCACCGGGTTTACATCGCGTGTCTGCTCAAGGGAGAAAAAGTAGGGCTGGAGCAGACCAGTGACACACAATGGAATGTGTACTTTGCAAATATCAAACTTGGTCACTTCGACATGAGTGACATAACAACGGATCGCAACGGCTATATCAGCCTCAATGTGTAA
- a CDS encoding precorrin-8X methylmutase yields the protein MTSSQDTTPTRPLIYDLYDQPVSGAEIERRSFAAIDAEADRSGFTNAQWQVVRRLIHTTADFSLAEQIRFSDDAFSSCAAALQRGATIYADSNMIRSGLSVARLQQIYPGYRRDSILCHVADPDVAEQAKDSGLPRSLFAVRKAADQLDGSIILIGNAPVALLEINRLILEEGLRPALVIGMPVGFVHVLESKQELQTTGVPYIVIEGRRGGSPLAVACLHALCGLVGN from the coding sequence ATGACATCCTCTCAAGATACGACACCAACGCGGCCGTTGATCTACGACCTCTATGACCAGCCGGTCAGCGGCGCAGAGATCGAACGCCGCTCGTTTGCCGCCATCGACGCCGAGGCGGATCGCAGTGGTTTTACGAACGCACAATGGCAGGTGGTACGCCGCCTGATCCACACCACCGCCGATTTCAGCCTCGCCGAGCAGATCCGCTTCAGCGACGATGCCTTCAGTTCCTGCGCCGCGGCCCTGCAACGCGGGGCGACCATTTACGCCGACAGCAACATGATCCGCTCCGGACTGTCCGTGGCGCGGTTGCAGCAGATCTATCCCGGCTACCGGCGCGACAGCATCCTGTGTCACGTCGCCGACCCGGACGTTGCCGAGCAGGCTAAAGACAGTGGATTACCACGCTCACTGTTCGCCGTACGCAAGGCCGCCGACCAGCTTGACGGCAGCATCATCCTCATCGGCAACGCGCCGGTGGCGCTGCTGGAGATCAACCGGCTGATTCTCGAAGAGGGCCTGCGTCCGGCGTTGGTGATCGGTATGCCCGTCGGCTTTGTTCATGTGTTGGAGAGTAAGCAGGAACTGCAGACCACTGGCGTGCCCTACATTGTCATTGAGGGACGGCGTGGTGGGAGTCCGTTGGCGGTGGCTTGTTTGCATGCGTTGTGTGGGTTAGTGGGGAATTGA
- a CDS encoding cobyric acid synthase, with protein sequence MSNQLPRHQHGGNISQLLQRSGADTLVDFSANLNPLGPPEWLRPLISAHISDLVHYPDPYCTVLTQAVADHFATPPDHVLIGNGASELLHLLIRGLAKTRLVIPVPSYADYDEVARLHGMCVDSVVLSEHNGFALEMEALEERLDADRAADTLVILGQPNNPTGTMLAVEELRALTCRHPHTTFLIDESFLDLSDVPASLGHDRPDNVIVLQSLTKTYAIAGLRLGIALGNADLMARCHRLQPLWSVNTLAQQVGQAALADDDYRERSRAFVREQRQALAERLEQLPGITVFPGSANFLLCRLDHPQLTAVQLTEQALNQGIALRACDNFAGLDARYFRVAVRPPEEQQRLEQVLTNLLAPRRVTVKKRKTPAIMFQGTGSNAGKSVLTAALCRILYQDGFDVAPFKAQNMSLNSFVTRDGGEMGRAQVMQAQACRLAPDVRMNPVLLKPNSDTGSQIIVLGKAVGSLHFRAYAEHKRDIFEQVKRSYDSLAAEHQVMVLEGAGSPAEINLKSGDIVNMNMARYAAAPVLLVGDIDRGGVFASFVGTMELLNEAERNQVAGFVINRFRGDATLLGSALDATLRHSGKPVLGVVPYLDRLGLPEEDSVSFKQGTLHTSTDALTEECLDIAVIDLPHISNFTDVDALTIEPDVRVRVVRHAEQLGRPDAVILPGSKNVAADLTHLRHSGLADRLLQLADDERCEIVGICGGFQMLGTTLRDPHAIEGANEPLAGLGLLPLDTCLEPDKTTVQTRCQHLPSGHDLIGYEIHHGRTTSDGLQPLAYNAAGELIGGAMRDGRVWGSYLHGLFDADPFRRWFLDRLRQRRGWPCDGRIRACYDLEPAFDRLADTVRAALDMDALYRRIGL encoded by the coding sequence ATGTCAAACCAACTCCCTCGCCACCAACACGGCGGCAACATCAGCCAATTGTTGCAACGTAGCGGCGCGGATACGCTGGTGGATTTTTCCGCCAACCTCAACCCACTTGGGCCGCCGGAATGGCTGCGTCCTCTGATCAGCGCTCACATCAGCGATCTTGTCCACTACCCCGATCCGTACTGCACGGTGCTAACTCAAGCCGTGGCCGACCACTTTGCTACACCCCCGGACCACGTTCTGATCGGCAACGGCGCCAGCGAATTGTTGCACCTGCTGATCCGCGGTCTGGCAAAAACACGCCTGGTGATACCGGTGCCCAGCTATGCCGATTATGACGAAGTCGCGCGCCTCCACGGCATGTGCGTCGATTCCGTTGTCTTGTCCGAACACAACGGCTTTGCGCTGGAGATGGAGGCATTGGAAGAGCGCCTGGATGCAGACCGCGCCGCCGACACCCTGGTGATCCTCGGCCAGCCCAACAACCCCACCGGCACAATGCTGGCCGTGGAAGAGCTGCGCGCCTTGACTTGCCGTCATCCACACACCACGTTTCTCATCGACGAATCGTTCCTCGACCTGAGCGATGTACCCGCCAGTCTCGGCCATGATCGGCCGGACAACGTCATCGTCCTGCAATCGTTGACCAAGACCTACGCCATCGCCGGTCTGCGCCTCGGCATCGCCCTTGGTAATGCGGACCTTATGGCGCGCTGTCACCGTCTGCAACCGCTATGGAGCGTTAACACCCTGGCGCAACAGGTGGGGCAGGCCGCATTGGCTGATGACGACTACCGCGAACGCAGCCGCGCCTTTGTCCGCGAGCAGCGCCAGGCGTTGGCTGAGAGGTTGGAACAACTACCCGGCATCACCGTGTTCCCCGGCAGCGCCAACTTTCTGCTTTGCCGCCTCGACCATCCCCAACTCACTGCCGTACAACTGACGGAGCAAGCCCTGAACCAGGGCATCGCCCTGCGCGCCTGCGATAACTTTGCCGGACTCGACGCCCGTTACTTCCGGGTGGCCGTGCGTCCGCCCGAAGAACAGCAACGCCTTGAACAGGTGCTCACCAACCTGCTCGCCCCGCGCCGGGTCACAGTAAAAAAGCGCAAAACCCCGGCCATCATGTTTCAGGGCACCGGCTCCAATGCCGGCAAGAGCGTGCTCACCGCCGCCCTGTGCCGCATCCTTTACCAAGACGGCTTTGATGTGGCGCCGTTCAAGGCGCAAAACATGTCGCTCAACTCCTTCGTCACCCGCGACGGCGGCGAGATGGGCCGCGCCCAGGTGATGCAGGCCCAGGCCTGCCGCCTTGCCCCGGACGTGCGCATGAACCCGGTGCTGCTCAAGCCCAACAGCGACACCGGCTCGCAGATCATCGTCCTCGGCAAGGCGGTCGGCTCGCTCCATTTCCGCGCCTATGCCGAACACAAACGCGACATCTTCGAACAGGTCAAACGCAGCTACGACAGCCTGGCCGCCGAACATCAGGTGATGGTCCTCGAAGGCGCGGGCAGCCCGGCCGAGATCAACCTCAAATCCGGCGACATCGTCAACATGAACATGGCCCGCTACGCCGCTGCCCCAGTGCTGCTGGTGGGCGATATCGACCGCGGCGGCGTGTTCGCCTCGTTCGTCGGCACCATGGAACTGCTCAACGAAGCGGAGCGCAATCAGGTTGCCGGGTTCGTCATCAACCGTTTCCGCGGCGATGCCACCCTGCTCGGCAGCGCCCTCGACGCAACCCTGCGGCATAGCGGAAAGCCGGTACTCGGCGTGGTCCCCTATCTCGACCGCCTCGGTCTGCCCGAAGAGGATTCGGTATCGTTCAAACAAGGCACACTCCATACCTCAACGGATGCGTTGACGGAGGAGTGCCTCGACATCGCCGTCATCGACCTGCCGCACATCTCCAACTTTACCGATGTCGATGCCCTGACCATCGAGCCGGACGTGAGGGTGCGCGTGGTGCGCCATGCCGAGCAGTTGGGCCGCCCCGATGCGGTGATCCTGCCCGGCAGCAAAAATGTCGCCGCTGACCTGACCCATCTGCGCCACAGCGGTCTGGCGGATCGCCTGCTGCAACTCGCCGATGACGAGCGCTGCGAAATCGTCGGCATCTGCGGCGGCTTCCAAATGCTCGGCACCACCCTGCGCGATCCCCATGCCATCGAAGGCGCCAATGAGCCTCTGGCAGGGCTCGGCCTGCTGCCCCTCGACACCTGCCTGGAACCGGACAAAACCACGGTGCAGACCCGTTGCCAACATCTGCCCTCAGGCCATGACCTGATCGGTTACGAGATCCACCACGGCCGCACCACCTCCGACGGCCTGCAACCGCTGGCCTACAACGCCGCCGGGGAACTGATCGGCGGGGCCATGCGCGACGGCCGGGTGTGGGGCAGCTATCTGCACGGCCTGTTCGATGCCGACCCGTTCCGCCGCTGGTTCCTCGACCGCCTGCGCCAGCGACGCGGCTGGCCGTGCGACGGCCGCATCCGCGCCTGTTACGATCTGGAACCGGCCTTTGACCGTCTCGCCGACACGGTGCGCGCCGCCCTCGACATGGACGCCCTGTATCGGAGGATCGGCCTGTGA
- the cobU gene encoding bifunctional adenosylcobinamide kinase/adenosylcobinamide-phosphate guanylyltransferase — MVTNPLPNSLLYISGGARSGKSFYAEQRALALTGPHSYIATCPVLDDEMAVRIDRHQQRRTDQGWQTIEEPVDLVAALEATHDSRVVLVDCVTLWINNLLYAAETEHHTLDEDAIHRLTLQVIDAARQGERTVIFVSNELGMGIVPADALSRHYRDLIGRCNQTLAAHADEAVFMVSGLPLALK, encoded by the coding sequence ATGGTGACTAACCCTCTCCCCAACAGCCTGCTGTACATCAGCGGCGGCGCACGTAGCGGCAAAAGCTTTTACGCCGAGCAGCGCGCCCTGGCCCTGACCGGACCCCACAGTTACATCGCCACCTGTCCGGTGCTCGATGATGAGATGGCGGTGCGCATCGACCGCCACCAACAGCGCCGCACCGATCAGGGCTGGCAGACCATTGAAGAGCCGGTGGATCTGGTTGCGGCCCTTGAGGCCACCCATGACAGCCGTGTGGTGCTGGTTGACTGTGTCACCCTGTGGATCAACAACCTGCTCTATGCCGCAGAAACTGAGCACCACACACTCGATGAAGATGCCATTCACCGCCTCACCCTGCAAGTGATTGACGCCGCCCGTCAGGGAGAGCGCACGGTGATTTTCGTCTCCAACGAACTCGGCATGGGCATTGTCCCGGCGGATGCCCTGTCGCGCCATTACCGTGATCTGATCGGTCGTTGCAATCAAACCCTGGCCGCGCACGCCGACGAAGCCGTGTTCATGGTTTCCGGCCTGCCGCTGGCCCTGAAATAG
- the thiC gene encoding phosphomethylpyrimidine synthase ThiC, which translates to MKTQVEHALEGNITEQMAAVAADEALSPEYIRAMVGEGKIVIPNNIHSTPKPVGIGKGLRTKVNASIGTSSDIVDYQAEVRKARIAEDAGADTLMELSVGGNLDRVRREVLAAVNLPVGNVPLYQAFCDATRKYGSPNKLDPEELFDLIEQQCEDGLAFMAIHCGINRYTIERLRKQHYRYGGLVSKGGTSMVAWMEYNNQENPLYEQFDRVVAILKKYDVCLSLGNGLRAGAIHDSHDRAQMQELIINCELAQLGREMGCQMLVEGPGHMPLDEVEANILIQKRMSNEAPYYMLGPISTDVVPGFDHISSAIGAAQSARYGADLICYITPAEHLALPNEDDVRSGVEAARVATYIGDMNKYPDKGRQRDKAMSKARRDLQWDKQFELALMPEQARQVRDSRLPEEEHSCTMCGNFCAANGSKALFDGDLQGDKC; encoded by the coding sequence ATGAAAACACAGGTAGAACACGCTTTAGAGGGCAACATCACGGAGCAGATGGCCGCAGTCGCCGCCGACGAAGCCCTGAGCCCCGAATACATCCGCGCCATGGTTGGCGAAGGCAAGATCGTCATTCCCAACAACATCCACAGCACACCGAAACCGGTGGGCATCGGCAAGGGGCTGCGCACCAAGGTCAACGCCTCCATCGGCACGTCCTCCGACATCGTCGATTATCAAGCCGAAGTGCGCAAGGCACGCATCGCCGAGGACGCCGGGGCCGACACCCTGATGGAGCTGTCCGTCGGCGGCAACCTCGACCGGGTGCGCCGCGAAGTACTGGCCGCCGTCAACCTGCCGGTGGGCAATGTGCCTCTGTATCAGGCATTCTGCGATGCCACACGCAAATACGGCAGTCCCAACAAACTCGACCCGGAGGAGTTGTTTGACCTCATCGAGCAACAGTGCGAAGACGGCCTGGCGTTCATGGCCATCCACTGCGGCATCAACCGCTACACCATCGAACGGCTGCGCAAACAGCACTACCGCTACGGTGGACTGGTCTCCAAAGGCGGCACCAGCATGGTGGCGTGGATGGAGTACAACAACCAGGAAAACCCTCTTTACGAGCAGTTTGATCGGGTGGTGGCCATCCTCAAGAAATACGACGTCTGCCTGTCTCTCGGCAACGGCCTGCGCGCCGGTGCCATCCACGACAGCCACGACCGCGCCCAGATGCAGGAACTGATCATCAACTGTGAACTGGCCCAGCTCGGCCGCGAGATGGGCTGTCAGATGCTGGTGGAAGGCCCCGGTCACATGCCCCTCGACGAAGTGGAAGCCAACATCCTCATCCAGAAACGGATGAGCAACGAGGCGCCCTATTACATGCTCGGCCCTATCTCCACCGATGTGGTGCCCGGTTTCGACCACATCAGCTCAGCCATCGGTGCGGCCCAGTCGGCCCGCTACGGTGCCGACCTGATCTGCTACATCACCCCGGCGGAACACCTGGCCCTGCCCAACGAAGACGATGTGCGCAGCGGCGTTGAGGCGGCGCGCGTCGCCACTTATATCGGCGACATGAACAAATATCCGGACAAAGGCCGCCAGCGCGACAAGGCCATGAGCAAGGCACGCCGAGACCTGCAGTGGGACAAACAATTTGAGCTGGCGCTGATGCCGGAGCAGGCCAGACAGGTGCGGGACTCACGCCTGCCCGAAGAGGAGCACAGCTGCACCATGTGCGGCAATTTCTGCGCCGCCAACGGCAGCAAAGCCCTGTTCGATGGGGATTTGCAAGGGGACAAATGTTAA
- the cobT gene encoding nicotinate-nucleotide--dimethylbenzimidazole phosphoribosyltransferase, translated as MHSNTLLSQTLNTIIPADSAMRQQARARLDQLAIPHWSLGQLMDVAEDLAAMTRSMTPSVTRKAVAVMAGDHGIVAAGVSKFPQAVTVEMIRNFLNGKASINALARQVNASLTVVDAGVAGDLTELYQHDALWNRKVAAGTADFSQGPAMSRAQAIQCLEVGIEVANHLAETTDLYATGDMGIGNTSPSSAIIASLCGCDIATATGRGTGLDDEALNNKIAVLDKALALNQPNADDGLDVLTKVGGFEIGAIAGLILGAAALRKPVVIDGIISTAGALIAASLAPASRDYMIAGHCSVEPGHRIALNHLGKAPLLDLRLRLGEGTGAALAMNLVEAAMAVLTEIATFEEAAVSQADTTTSQSQENAIA; from the coding sequence ATGCATTCGAACACGTTACTGTCCCAAACTCTCAACACCATCATCCCGGCCGACAGCGCCATGCGCCAACAGGCCCGCGCCCGCCTCGACCAGTTGGCCATCCCCCACTGGTCCCTCGGCCAGTTGATGGATGTCGCCGAAGACCTGGCGGCCATGACCCGCTCCATGACGCCGTCGGTAACGCGCAAGGCCGTCGCCGTCATGGCTGGCGATCACGGCATTGTCGCCGCCGGAGTCAGCAAATTTCCTCAGGCCGTCACCGTCGAAATGATCCGTAACTTCCTCAACGGCAAAGCCAGCATCAATGCCCTGGCCCGTCAGGTGAACGCCAGCCTCACCGTGGTCGACGCCGGGGTTGCCGGGGATTTGACGGAACTGTACCAGCATGACGCTCTGTGGAATCGTAAAGTCGCCGCGGGCACGGCGGATTTCTCCCAGGGACCGGCCATGAGCCGCGCCCAGGCCATCCAGTGCCTCGAAGTCGGTATCGAAGTGGCGAACCATCTCGCGGAGACGACGGATCTCTATGCCACCGGCGACATGGGCATCGGCAACACCAGCCCATCCAGCGCCATCATCGCCAGCCTGTGTGGCTGCGACATCGCCACGGCCACCGGTCGCGGTACCGGCCTCGACGATGAAGCCTTGAACAACAAAATCGCCGTGCTCGACAAGGCGCTGGCCCTCAACCAACCCAATGCGGACGACGGCCTTGATGTGTTGACCAAGGTCGGCGGTTTTGAGATCGGCGCCATTGCCGGACTGATTCTCGGTGCGGCGGCTCTGCGCAAGCCGGTAGTGATCGACGGCATCATCTCCACCGCCGGCGCCCTGATCGCCGCCAGTCTCGCTCCGGCCAGCCGCGACTACATGATCGCCGGCCACTGTAGCGTCGAGCCGGGCCATCGCATCGCCCTTAATCATCTCGGCAAAGCGCCGCTGCTCGATCTACGCCTGCGTCTCGGCGAAGGCACCGGCGCAGCATTAGCCATGAATCTGGTCGAGGCCGCCATGGCTGTACTCACCGAGATCGCCACCTTTGAAGAAGCGGCGGTCTCTCAAGCCGATACAACCACCTCACAGAGTCAGGAAAACGCAATCGCATGA
- the cobS gene encoding adenosylcobinamide-GDP ribazoletransferase: protein MLQPFFSALSFLTIVRVPHDWCGDETALSRSLDWYAVVGLLIGAVMALLDQGLCTLLRGNLVPSALMVIALIAVSGGLHIDGVADSADAFMSSRDRDTMLTIMKDSRVGAMGALTIGGLLLIKFAALASLPSDARWPVILLTPLAGRVALVMPLVSLPYARPGGLATLSHQQAKPRHAWLAASLLLVTALVMLHGRGVIIAALILMATLLFGRYCRGKIGGFTGDTLGATCELVELVTLVAAVLVLPHGGLS from the coding sequence ATGCTCCAACCCTTCTTTTCCGCCCTCAGTTTCCTCACCATCGTGCGTGTCCCGCACGACTGGTGCGGCGATGAAACCGCGCTGTCGCGCAGCCTCGACTGGTACGCTGTCGTCGGCCTGCTCATTGGTGCGGTCATGGCCCTGCTCGATCAAGGTCTGTGCACCCTGCTCCGGGGTAATTTGGTACCGAGCGCACTGATGGTGATCGCGCTGATCGCCGTCAGCGGCGGCCTGCACATCGACGGCGTCGCCGACAGTGCCGACGCCTTCATGAGCTCCCGCGACCGCGACACCATGCTGACCATCATGAAAGACAGCCGCGTCGGCGCCATGGGCGCTCTGACCATCGGTGGTCTGCTGTTGATCAAATTTGCCGCCCTGGCCTCGCTGCCCAGCGACGCCCGTTGGCCGGTGATTCTGCTTACGCCCCTGGCCGGGCGCGTCGCCTTGGTGATGCCACTGGTCAGCCTGCCCTACGCCCGCCCCGGCGGCCTGGCCACCCTGTCCCACCAGCAGGCCAAGCCACGCCATGCCTGGCTGGCCGCTTCACTCTTGCTGGTGACGGCGCTGGTGATGCTGCACGGTCGCGGCGTGATCATCGCCGCCCTAATTCTTATGGCCACTCTGCTGTTCGGCCGCTATTGCCGCGGTAAAATCGGCGGTTTCACCGGCGACACCCTCGGCGCCACCTGCGAGCTGGTCGAACTGGTCACACTAGTGGCAGCGGTACTGGTGCTACCCCACGGAGGGCTGTCATAA
- the cbiB gene encoding adenosylcobinamide-phosphate synthase CbiB — protein MPLWIHLVAALALDALCGDPPRWPHPVQAIGRAALAVEAPLRRRLDDGFRAGLVAVVVIVGGTALVSAALVYGAAAIHPRLGDLVSILVLYTTLATRSLSDHARAVQQPLQQGDLATARAQLARLVGRDTDELYEAEISRATVESVAENTVDGVTTPLLFAVVGGPVAAMVYKAINTLDSTFGYKTERYLHFGRAAARLDDAANFIPARLTALLTIPAAMLSGQDGHNAWRILRRDRHNHPSPNGGQIEAAVAGALHVRLGGENRYFGQSSFRPYLGDADQALTAHHINAGLRLMMWTTALVAVIGVAGHQLFLLALSSGSFTP, from the coding sequence ATGCCGCTGTGGATTCATCTCGTGGCCGCTCTGGCCCTCGACGCCCTGTGCGGTGATCCGCCGCGTTGGCCCCATCCGGTGCAGGCCATCGGTCGCGCCGCCCTGGCCGTAGAAGCGCCATTGCGCCGTCGGCTGGATGACGGCTTTCGTGCCGGATTGGTGGCGGTGGTGGTGATTGTCGGCGGCACGGCCCTGGTCAGCGCCGCCCTGGTGTATGGCGCGGCGGCCATCCATCCGCGCCTCGGCGACCTGGTGTCCATCCTCGTCCTCTACACCACCCTGGCAACGCGCAGCCTCAGCGACCATGCCCGCGCCGTGCAACAGCCGTTGCAGCAGGGCGATTTAGCCACGGCCCGCGCCCAACTGGCACGGCTGGTGGGGCGCGATACGGATGAACTGTACGAAGCCGAAATCAGCCGCGCCACCGTCGAAAGCGTGGCGGAAAACACCGTCGACGGCGTCACCACGCCGCTGCTGTTCGCCGTGGTCGGCGGACCGGTGGCAGCCATGGTCTATAAAGCCATCAACACCCTTGACTCCACCTTCGGCTACAAAACCGAGCGCTACCTCCATTTCGGTCGCGCCGCCGCACGCCTTGACGATGCGGCCAATTTTATTCCGGCCCGCCTCACCGCGCTGCTGACCATCCCGGCGGCGATGTTAAGCGGCCAGGATGGCCACAATGCCTGGCGCATCCTGCGCCGTGATCGCCATAACCACCCCAGCCCCAACGGCGGCCAGATCGAGGCGGCCGTGGCCGGTGCGCTGCACGTACGCCTCGGCGGCGAAAACCGTTATTTCGGCCAATCCTCATTTCGCCCTTATCTGGGCGATGCCGACCAAGCTCTGACCGCACACCACATCAATGCCGGGCTGCGCCTGATGATGTGGACCACCGCCCTGGTTGCCGTGATCGGTGTGGCTGGCCACCAACTCTTTTTACTGGCTCTTTCAAGCGGGAGTTTTACCCCATGA